From Phycisphaerae bacterium, the proteins below share one genomic window:
- a CDS encoding M20/M25/M40 family metallo-hydrolase, producing MNTKILLRSVLALAVVTGLGAALVAFACDDNPTTQPVSKRYEEQAKKIIDAALAGNDAWKKMEELCDGIGHRLSGSEALDKAVAWAVATMKADGQENVRAEPVMVPKWVRGEESLTMVEPYRYPLVMSGLGLSVGTPTDGLTADVLVVADEKELEAAGDKARGRIVLFNNPMQTYDPNKGSGYGTAVRFRHKGAVLASAQGATACLVRSVTARSLRSPHTGAMSYADAKEKIPAAAISTEDAEMICRLAARGQAVKVTLKMGAQDHGMVPSANVVGELRGREHPEEIVVIGGHIDSWDAGQGAHDDGAGCVIAMEAINVLRKLNMIPQRTIRVVLWTNEENGLAGGKQYAKDHEAELAKHVAAIESDSGAFRPEGYSVECLDGRRQTVAAGQLVELMKLLSPLGRMDVSVGHSGADISPMKPGGVVLMGFDVEGSKYFDYHHTHADTLDKVNPQDLSQCVASMAVTAYVIAEMPERLGE from the coding sequence ATGAACACCAAGATACTTTTGCGCAGCGTGCTGGCGTTGGCCGTCGTCACGGGACTGGGTGCAGCTCTCGTCGCTTTCGCCTGTGACGATAACCCAACCACGCAACCGGTCAGCAAGCGTTACGAGGAGCAGGCGAAGAAGATCATCGACGCCGCGCTCGCGGGCAACGACGCGTGGAAGAAGATGGAGGAGTTATGCGACGGGATCGGCCATCGGCTCAGCGGGTCAGAGGCGCTGGATAAGGCCGTCGCCTGGGCCGTGGCGACGATGAAGGCCGACGGACAGGAAAATGTCCGCGCCGAGCCGGTCATGGTGCCCAAGTGGGTCCGCGGCGAGGAGTCGCTGACGATGGTCGAGCCGTATCGCTATCCACTGGTGATGTCCGGCCTGGGATTATCGGTAGGGACGCCCACCGACGGGCTCACCGCAGATGTGCTGGTTGTCGCAGATGAAAAAGAATTGGAAGCGGCGGGAGATAAGGCACGCGGACGGATAGTCTTGTTCAACAACCCCATGCAGACTTACGATCCGAACAAGGGCTCCGGTTACGGGACAGCGGTACGGTTCCGGCACAAGGGAGCGGTACTGGCCAGCGCGCAGGGGGCGACGGCGTGTCTCGTGCGGAGCGTGACGGCGCGGAGCCTGCGCTCGCCGCACACGGGAGCGATGTCGTACGCCGATGCGAAGGAAAAAATTCCCGCCGCGGCGATCTCGACCGAGGACGCGGAGATGATCTGCCGGCTCGCCGCGCGCGGGCAGGCGGTGAAAGTGACGCTGAAGATGGGGGCCCAGGACCACGGCATGGTCCCGTCGGCCAACGTTGTCGGCGAGCTGCGCGGCCGTGAGCACCCCGAAGAAATCGTGGTGATCGGCGGGCATATCGATTCATGGGATGCGGGACAGGGAGCCCACGACGATGGGGCCGGCTGTGTTATTGCGATGGAGGCGATCAATGTCCTGCGGAAGCTCAATATGATCCCGCAGAGGACGATCCGCGTCGTGCTGTGGACGAACGAAGAAAATGGGCTGGCGGGCGGCAAGCAATACGCCAAGGACCACGAAGCCGAGCTGGCCAAGCACGTCGCGGCGATCGAGTCGGACTCCGGCGCGTTTCGCCCTGAAGGGTACTCCGTCGAATGCCTCGACGGCCGCCGACAGACGGTCGCGGCCGGGCAGCTCGTCGAATTGATGAAGTTGCTGTCGCCGCTGGGGCGGATGGATGTCAGCGTGGGGCATTCGGGGGCGGATATCAGCCCGATGAAACCCGGCGGCGTCGTGCTGATGGGCTTTGACGTCGAAGGGTCGAAGTACTTCGACTACCACCACACCCACGCGGATACGCTGGACAAGGTTAATCCGCAGGACCTGTCGCAGTGCGTGGCGTCGATGGCGGTTACGGCGTATGTCATCGCGGAGATGCCGGAGCGACTGGGGGAATAA
- a CDS encoding aldehyde dehydrogenase, producing the protein MLKIKHYINGELADPASGQYLDNIEPATGKVYSLVPNGDATDVERAVEAAERAFPNWSKTPAAERCRIMLRIADAIDAKADELARAESIDNGKPLSLARSMDIPRAAANLRFFGTAILHAHSETHVTDGVALNYTLRQPRGICGIISPWNLPLYLLTWKVAPAIATGNTVVAKPSEVTPLTAYLLSEICREAGLPAGVLNIVHGLGSKVGAALTAHPKVGTISFTGGTVTGREVAKSCAPLFKKLSLEMGGKNPTIVFADVDMEQIIPATLRAAFANQGQICLCGSRIFVEQPIYDRFVERFTEAAGKLRVGDPLEPNTEQGALVSKAQLEKSTFYVDLAKKEGGKIRCGGGPPAKISDRCKEGYFFQPTVITDLGVDCRVNREEIFGPVAAIVPFSSEDEVVQYANATDYGLASSVWTQNLPRAHRLAERIQSGTVWINCWLVRDLRVPFGGMKQSGLGREGGEEALRFFTEPKNVCIQVPNS; encoded by the coding sequence ATGCTCAAGATCAAACACTACATTAACGGCGAACTCGCCGATCCGGCGTCCGGTCAGTATCTCGACAATATCGAGCCTGCGACCGGCAAGGTCTATTCGCTAGTGCCCAACGGCGATGCGACGGATGTCGAGCGCGCGGTCGAAGCCGCCGAGCGGGCGTTTCCCAACTGGTCGAAAACGCCCGCGGCCGAGCGCTGCCGCATCATGCTTCGCATCGCCGACGCGATTGATGCGAAGGCCGACGAGCTGGCCCGCGCCGAGTCGATCGACAATGGCAAGCCCCTTTCGCTCGCCCGCTCGATGGATATTCCCCGCGCCGCAGCAAATCTCCGCTTTTTCGGCACTGCCATCCTCCACGCGCATTCCGAGACGCACGTGACCGACGGCGTCGCCCTCAATTACACGCTCCGCCAACCCCGCGGCATCTGCGGGATCATCTCGCCGTGGAATCTGCCACTCTACCTCCTGACGTGGAAAGTCGCCCCCGCCATCGCGACGGGGAACACCGTCGTCGCCAAGCCGTCCGAAGTCACGCCCCTCACGGCGTATCTCCTTTCCGAGATTTGCCGCGAGGCCGGTTTGCCGGCTGGCGTGCTCAACATCGTCCACGGTCTGGGCTCGAAGGTGGGTGCGGCTCTTACCGCGCATCCGAAAGTCGGCACGATCTCGTTCACCGGCGGTACCGTCACGGGCCGGGAAGTCGCCAAAAGCTGCGCCCCGCTGTTCAAGAAGCTCTCGCTGGAGATGGGCGGCAAGAATCCGACGATCGTGTTTGCCGACGTGGACATGGAACAGATCATACCCGCCACGCTTCGCGCCGCCTTCGCCAACCAGGGTCAGATCTGCCTCTGCGGCTCGCGCATTTTCGTCGAGCAGCCGATTTATGACCGTTTCGTCGAGCGCTTCACGGAGGCGGCCGGCAAGCTCCGGGTCGGCGATCCACTGGAACCAAACACCGAGCAGGGCGCTCTTGTCTCCAAGGCCCAGTTGGAGAAATCAACTTTCTACGTCGATCTTGCCAAGAAAGAAGGCGGCAAGATTCGCTGCGGCGGCGGACCGCCTGCGAAGATCAGCGACCGCTGCAAGGAAGGCTATTTCTTCCAGCCGACCGTTATCACCGATCTGGGCGTCGACTGCCGCGTTAACCGCGAAGAGATTTTTGGCCCGGTCGCCGCGATTGTGCCGTTCTCGTCGGAGGACGAGGTCGTACAGTACGCCAACGCGACGGACTACGGTCTGGCGTCGAGCGTCTGGACCCAGAACCTCCCCCGCGCCCATCGCCTCGCCGAGCGGATTCAAAGCGGCACGGTCTGGATCAACTGCTGGCTGGTCCGCGACCTGCGCGTGCCCTTCGGCGGAATGAAACAAAGCGGCCTCGGGCGCGAAGGCGGCGAGGAGGCGCTGCGGTTTTTTACGGAGCCGAAGAACGTGTGCATCCAAGTGCCCAATTCGTAG
- a CDS encoding agmatine deiminase family protein encodes MRYLKRCFLVPTSVLFSTLIAIAPVIGGEPEIVHDEPLWVGDELIYPEGATIPRYMTELEREFLKRFPHVPSSRALTAPPTLPIHCVAEYEPMEGLLFAWEGGSPFVNSSTDILPTMIKHITTTAAARAYVVVDTSGEQSTATSMLTTAGANMSNVQFVIRTTDSVWIRDYGPRYIYHGQCRGIVDHDYNRPTRPNDDAFPSYFSTVKHHAYYEHQLVHGGGNYHLDALNRSYATELIWNENPGLSHTQIHDIWQDFQNVDTHIFPPFPTSVDSTQHLDMWMQVIADDKVVISDWPNNVGSTQDVICDNAATYMAGQGYTVYRVPARSLSGVHYTYTNVVLLNDVILLPTYTNATIVSAGHNGQALATWQTAMPGKTIIQVNCQAMVGLAGVMHCIVMHVPIHLGGANPTAYLENYRGGEVLTPGADIEINWITDDDVGVVNVDLLLSTDGGVNYDTTIASMTADDGSHLWTVPNICSQQARIKVVARNALDKLGVDASTSNLSISGPSPVGDMDCNCLVELADVPNMVDALVDPDTYGGCDIDLADLNGDTFVDGADLQQFVNTIAP; translated from the coding sequence ATGCGTTATCTTAAGCGATGCTTCCTCGTTCCCACGAGCGTGTTGTTCTCTACGCTCATCGCGATCGCGCCGGTCATCGGCGGCGAGCCGGAGATCGTCCACGATGAGCCGCTATGGGTCGGCGATGAACTGATCTATCCCGAAGGCGCGACGATTCCGCGCTACATGACCGAACTGGAGCGCGAATTCCTCAAGCGTTTTCCTCATGTTCCCTCCAGTCGCGCCCTCACCGCCCCACCGACCCTGCCTATCCACTGTGTCGCGGAGTATGAGCCGATGGAGGGATTGCTGTTCGCGTGGGAGGGCGGAAGTCCCTTCGTGAACAGCAGCACCGACATCCTGCCCACCATGATCAAACATATTACCACGACCGCGGCGGCCAGGGCCTATGTCGTGGTGGATACCTCCGGCGAACAATCAACCGCCACGTCGATGCTGACCACCGCCGGCGCCAACATGAGTAACGTCCAGTTCGTCATCCGCACGACCGACTCCGTGTGGATTCGCGACTACGGCCCACGCTATATCTACCACGGCCAATGCCGGGGCATCGTCGACCACGACTACAACCGGCCTACGCGCCCCAATGACGACGCGTTTCCGTCTTACTTTTCGACGGTCAAACATCACGCCTATTACGAACACCAGCTCGTCCACGGGGGCGGCAACTACCATCTCGACGCCCTGAATCGCTCCTACGCCACGGAACTCATTTGGAACGAGAACCCCGGCCTTTCCCACACGCAGATTCACGATATCTGGCAGGATTTCCAGAACGTGGACACGCACATCTTCCCGCCGTTTCCCACGTCGGTCGATTCCACCCAGCATCTCGACATGTGGATGCAGGTCATCGCCGACGACAAGGTGGTCATCAGCGACTGGCCCAACAACGTCGGATCGACGCAGGATGTCATCTGCGACAACGCCGCGACTTACATGGCCGGTCAGGGGTATACCGTGTATCGCGTCCCGGCGCGATCACTCAGCGGCGTCCACTACACCTACACCAATGTCGTGCTCCTCAATGATGTGATCCTTCTGCCCACCTATACCAACGCAACGATTGTCTCCGCCGGTCACAACGGCCAAGCCCTTGCGACGTGGCAGACGGCCATGCCGGGCAAGACGATTATTCAGGTGAATTGCCAGGCGATGGTCGGATTGGCGGGCGTCATGCACTGCATTGTCATGCACGTGCCGATCCATCTCGGTGGCGCGAACCCCACGGCGTATCTGGAGAACTATCGCGGCGGCGAGGTGCTGACGCCCGGCGCTGACATCGAGATTAACTGGATCACTGACGACGACGTGGGCGTGGTCAACGTGGACCTCCTGCTCTCCACGGACGGCGGGGTGAACTATGACACGACGATTGCCAGCATGACCGCCGACGACGGCTCGCACCTCTGGACCGTGCCGAACATCTGCTCGCAACAGGCCCGCATCAAAGTCGTGGCCCGCAACGCCCTGGACAAGCTCGGCGTCGACGCCAGCACGTCCAATCTGTCGATTTCCGGCCCCTCGCCCGTGGGCGACATGGACTGCAACTGCCTGGTGGAACTGGCCGACGTGCCGAACATGGTCGACGCCCTGGTCGATCCCGACACGTACGGCGGCTGCGACATTGACCTCGCCGACCTGAACGGCGACACCTTCGTCGACGGCGCCGACTTACAGCAGTTCGTAAACACCATCGCCCCTTAA
- a CDS encoding RidA family protein has protein sequence MLEPIESTRAPEPVGAYPHAKRVGNLLFLSGIGPRKRGSKDIPGVTLDAAGNVAAYDIEAQCRAVFENVRFVLEDAGAKWEDIVDVTVFLTNMKEDFPTFNRLYAEHFAGPGRPNPTRTTVEITALPTPIAVELKIIAVMP, from the coding sequence ATGCTTGAACCTATTGAGAGCACACGAGCCCCCGAACCCGTCGGGGCGTATCCGCACGCCAAGCGCGTGGGCAACCTGCTCTTTCTCTCCGGCATCGGGCCGCGGAAGCGCGGCAGCAAGGACATCCCCGGCGTGACGCTCGATGCCGCGGGAAACGTCGCCGCCTACGACATCGAGGCGCAGTGCCGCGCGGTCTTCGAAAACGTCCGCTTCGTTCTCGAGGATGCCGGGGCGAAGTGGGAGGACATCGTCGATGTGACCGTCTTCCTGACGAACATGAAAGAAGACTTCCCGACTTTCAACCGCCTCTACGCCGAGCACTTCGCAGGGCCGGGCAGGCCCAATCCGACGCGGACGACCGTCGAAATCACCGCCCTGCCGACACCGATTGCAGTTGAGTTGAAGATCATTGCGGTCATGCCGTGA
- the thrC gene encoding threonine synthase, whose amino-acid sequence MSQRAYLRCIRPDCAATTSLTNTAYACDRCGSLLDVAYDWGRCSPPRALKEFEGRWAGRANPLDFSGVWRFRELLPFADEGDLVTIGEGQTILQTPDVKALDLPLSPGRLHFQYEGLNPSGSFKDNGMAAAFTMARRLGRSRVACASTGNTSASMALYAGLTRLTDGRPMQATVFIGEGRIAFGKLSQALDHGALTLQVQGDFDACMKRIREAADRLGLYVMNSINPFRLEGQKTIMYRVLEGLGWEPPDWIVVPGGNLGNTSAFGKAFIELRELGLVKRMPRLAVVNAAGANTLSELFNRHVLRWNNGDVDMAIVERFEREMAESGRKAQTIASAIEIGRPVNLTKALRSLEAMDGVVCEVTDEEILDEKARIGRCGLGCEPASAASVAGLRQLVSQGVVDRGARVVCILTGHALKDPDATVRYHTGIGTIQSDSAARTMGRLANEPIPVADDLDAICAAIEKNCK is encoded by the coding sequence ATGTCGCAAAGGGCGTACTTGCGGTGTATCCGGCCGGACTGTGCGGCTACCACCAGTCTCACCAATACGGCCTACGCCTGCGATCGATGCGGCTCGCTCCTGGATGTAGCCTATGATTGGGGCCGATGCTCGCCGCCAAGGGCGTTGAAGGAGTTTGAGGGCCGCTGGGCCGGGCGGGCGAATCCGCTCGATTTTTCGGGGGTCTGGCGGTTTCGGGAACTCCTGCCGTTCGCGGACGAGGGAGACCTCGTCACCATCGGCGAGGGGCAGACGATCCTCCAGACCCCGGATGTAAAGGCTCTCGATCTGCCGCTCAGTCCGGGCCGCCTGCACTTCCAATACGAGGGATTGAACCCGTCGGGTAGCTTCAAAGATAACGGCATGGCGGCGGCGTTCACGATGGCCCGTCGGCTCGGCCGGTCGCGCGTCGCCTGCGCCTCGACGGGCAACACCAGCGCGAGCATGGCCCTGTACGCCGGTCTGACGCGGCTGACGGATGGTCGGCCGATGCAGGCAACCGTCTTCATCGGCGAGGGCAGGATCGCCTTCGGCAAGCTCTCGCAGGCGCTGGACCATGGGGCGCTGACGCTTCAGGTGCAGGGCGATTTCGACGCGTGTATGAAGCGAATCCGCGAGGCCGCCGACCGGCTGGGCCTGTACGTGATGAACTCGATCAACCCGTTCCGTCTGGAGGGGCAGAAGACGATCATGTACCGCGTCCTGGAGGGCCTCGGCTGGGAGCCGCCGGACTGGATCGTGGTGCCGGGCGGCAATCTGGGGAACACGAGCGCGTTCGGCAAGGCGTTCATCGAGCTGCGCGAGCTGGGTCTGGTCAAGCGCATGCCGCGGTTGGCGGTCGTGAACGCGGCGGGGGCCAACACGCTATCCGAGTTGTTCAACCGCCACGTCTTGCGTTGGAACAACGGCGATGTGGACATGGCCATCGTGGAGCGCTTCGAGCGAGAGATGGCCGAGTCGGGGCGCAAAGCACAAACGATCGCCTCGGCAATCGAGATCGGCCGGCCGGTCAACCTGACCAAGGCGCTGCGCTCGCTGGAGGCAATGGACGGCGTCGTGTGTGAAGTGACGGACGAGGAGATCCTGGACGAAAAGGCACGGATCGGTCGCTGCGGCCTGGGTTGCGAGCCAGCGAGCGCGGCGAGCGTGGCGGGGCTGCGGCAGTTGGTGAGCCAGGGCGTCGTCGATCGCGGGGCTCGTGTCGTGTGCATCTTGACGGGGCATGCGCTGAAAGACCCGGACGCGACAGTGAGATACCACACGGGTATCGGTACGATCCAATCGGATTCCGCGGCCAGGACAATGGGGCGGCTGGCGAACGAGCCGATCCCGGTGGCGGATGATCTCGATGCGATCTGCGCGGCGATTGAGAAGAACTGCAAATAG
- the dapB gene encoding 4-hydroxy-tetrahydrodipicolinate reductase — translation MANSEKKDPQIKIAIAGAAGRMGRRIVALAAVQSDLRGVAAIDSPGSEGVGKDAGELAGIGPIGVRVADRVAAEFDVLIDFSSPAGTDQCLATCVDAGRPIVIGTTGQSDEQMGRIREASSRIAVLKSANMSVGVNVMLRVVRQLAELLDEGYDIEITEAHHRFKVDAPSGTALALLEAVKAGRKAKPSTPIVHGRQGNVGQRPSGEIGIHSQRIGDTVGEHTVAFGTLGETLSIHHSAHSRDTFALGALRAAKWLVGKPAGLYNMQDVLFGGSI, via the coding sequence ATGGCGAATAGCGAAAAAAAGGATCCGCAGATCAAGATCGCCATTGCCGGCGCGGCGGGGCGGATGGGGCGGCGGATTGTCGCGCTGGCAGCGGTGCAATCGGACCTGCGCGGTGTCGCAGCGATTGATTCGCCGGGAAGCGAAGGCGTGGGAAAAGATGCGGGGGAATTGGCGGGGATCGGGCCGATCGGCGTGCGCGTGGCGGACCGCGTGGCGGCCGAGTTCGACGTGCTCATCGATTTTTCGTCACCGGCGGGGACGGATCAGTGCCTTGCGACCTGCGTCGACGCGGGGCGACCGATCGTGATCGGCACGACCGGCCAGAGCGACGAGCAGATGGGCCGGATTCGCGAGGCGTCGTCTAGGATCGCCGTGCTCAAGTCGGCGAACATGAGTGTCGGCGTCAACGTCATGCTCCGCGTGGTGCGGCAGCTCGCCGAACTGCTCGACGAGGGCTACGACATCGAGATCACCGAGGCCCACCATCGCTTCAAGGTAGATGCGCCGAGCGGGACGGCGCTGGCGTTATTGGAGGCCGTGAAGGCCGGTCGGAAGGCAAAGCCGTCGACGCCGATCGTTCATGGGCGGCAGGGGAATGTCGGGCAGCGACCGTCAGGCGAGATCGGCATCCACTCGCAACGCATCGGCGACACCGTCGGCGAACACACCGTCGCCTTCGGCACGCTTGGCGAGACGTTATCCATTCATCATTCCGCCCATTCCCGCGACACGTTCGCCCTCGGCGCCCTCCGCGCGGCGAAGTGGCTCGTCGGCAAACCGGCAGGTCTTTACAACATGCAGGATGTGCTGTTCGGCGGGTCAATTTGA